The genome window ACGACTGCGACGGCGATTTCAACGCCAATCCCGAACACCCCTTCTCAGAATATCCCTTCATCCTGGAAATGCAGGCCAGGATCCTGGAAATGCACGGCGGCTCGACCGATTTTCAGAAACACCGGGGAAAGGATTTTACGGAGGAGGAGTTGGACAAGATCCAATACATCTGCATGCCCATGGCGATCCGGGCGGTTGCCACTTTGCTCCACTGGTGGGGCTGTCGCTACGGTTATGAGCGTGCGGAGCTCAGACACTCCGATTGACTTGCGGGCCAGGTTTACAGGCTTTGCCTAAAAGGCCTGCCCGAAATTGAAATGGAAGCAGGTTGATTCCCGGCCAAATCCGACGTCGAAGCGCAGCAGGAAATTGGACAGCTCCAGTTTGATCAGGATGTCGATGTCCGGCAATTCCAAACGCAATCCTGCCGTGGGATTTCCCGGCCAATCGCTCAAGCTGGCCTCCCGCAGTTCCGACCACACTTTTCCCGTGTCCCAGGCCAGGATGCCACCCAGCTTGCCATAGACCGGAAAGCGCAGTTCAGCATTGGCGACGGCCATCACGTTGCCCAGGTATCTGCCGGCGGGGCTGCCGCGCAGCGTGTTTTCGCCTCCCAGGGAAAGGAGCGACTGCAGATGGAGATCATCATCCCCGCCGTTTCTGGAGATGTGCTGGCCCAGCAGCCTGAGCGCCAGAACGGTGTTGGGATAGAACAGCACCGAGTAGAATTGCGCGTTGAGGGTATACTTGATCTTGGAATCCCACAGCCCGGTGATAAATTTGCCGGGGTCGGGGGTATATAATGTCACGGGTTCCACCTCCTGCTGCAGCAGCAGGCCGCGGTAGGGGTTGTAAAAACTGTCGCGCGTATCATAACGGAGATTCTCGAACAGGCTGGAATACTGCCTCGTGGAAGTGTCAGCCGGGAAAAACTCGTTCTCCAGCAGGCCACCCTGTTTGAAGCCGGACATTTTCACCGACCTGAACCTGTATCCGAGCTGCCCGATGAAATGGGAACTGAAAGACCGGCTGAGAGAGGGCCTGACTTCCCACTCCTCCAAGGTGTAGTATTCCCTGTCCTTATACTCCGAGGTGTCCCACAGGCCAAAATAGTTGGCTTTGAGCTTATTGCGGTATTCCGCCCTCAGATCCACGGCATATCCGTATTTCCGCCTCTGCCTCAGGTCGTAGTCCGGCAGGGAAACATCCAGCCGGCACTTCATGTCGCCTTCCGTATTGCCGTACAGGGTCAGATAAAAAGACTCATTCCTTTTCAGGGCGCTGAGCAGATAAAACTCCAGGTTGAGGCCCATGCTGCCGCTTGAAGGTGCCGGCACCGGCATGATGGACAGGCTCGGTTTGTGGATTTCCAAGGGCCCATACAGCTTGGGGACCCCTTCCAGCGATTTGCTGATGTCCAGGTCCACCTGGACGCCGTAGTGGTCCGAGGCGAAGACGCCGTCCACGGGCTGATCCAGGACAATGGTGCTGCGGATGCTGTCCGTACCCGCGAATTTCTCGTTCAGGAAGATGTAATCCAGGCGCCGGGGCAGTTTCGCCGCGATGGCGTTGAATTTGTACCAATTGTCCCGTTTTCTGCCCCTGGCGTCGGTAAAGCGCTGCGACCAGAAGGTGTTCGTGTTGTTGACGGCGTCCCAGGTCACCGCCAAAGAGTCCGGCGTGA of Candidatus Syntrophosphaera sp. contains these proteins:
- a CDS encoding BamA/TamA family outer membrane protein; this encodes MFLLSLLSLLAAGDERPFRIIDINVWSGTDYQGRLAFSMWESPSLLEQRYQILLANLKEADPDVIFIQETSPVDRYTRRLAKDLDMDQIHQVCIAGIKVLGAGPPWKFKEGNSILARKELNLTRWDDWKLSGSPGIYSDRLTIHFDETVSALVGRISIDGKPVYLISTHLNAAPRDEQALLDSLTSMRDSGEILNYEYEELYRRWQKGIRRRQTEMARLLGRIKRLPAGTPVIVGADFNEKPQSDVVRDFITRGRFVHLPITPDSLAVTWDAVNNTNTFWSQRFTDARGRKRDNWYKFNAIAAKLPRRLDYIFLNEKFAGTDSIRSTIVLDQPVDGVFASDHYGVQVDLDISKSLEGVPKLYGPLEIHKPSLSIMPVPAPSSGSMGLNLEFYLLSALKRNESFYLTLYGNTEGDMKCRLDVSLPDYDLRQRRKYGYAVDLRAEYRNKLKANYFGLWDTSEYKDREYYTLEEWEVRPSLSRSFSSHFIGQLGYRFRSVKMSGFKQGGLLENEFFPADTSTRQYSSLFENLRYDTRDSFYNPYRGLLLQQEVEPVTLYTPDPGKFITGLWDSKIKYTLNAQFYSVLFYPNTVLALRLLGQHISRNGGDDDLHLQSLLSLGGENTLRGSPAGRYLGNVMAVANAELRFPVYGKLGGILAWDTGKVWSELREASLSDWPGNPTAGLRLELPDIDILIKLELSNFLLRFDVGFGRESTCFHFNFGQAF